One genomic window of Vespula pensylvanica isolate Volc-1 chromosome 12, ASM1446617v1, whole genome shotgun sequence includes the following:
- the LOC122633238 gene encoding xaa-Pro aminopeptidase 3 isoform X2, translated as MSHPHLLKDGEVTPGIHRDEFKLRRLKLVENIKLNSDKTDQYKSQFIIIPSSSKVYMSDKIPYVFRQNTDFLYFCGCQEPNTILVITSIGDTVTSILFMNQKDQHSELWEGPKTGVEAAPNLFGVNKALPVTEFERFFFSFINEYKNSIIWYDDNNVLQTNLHTKLNELIRTNNIQKFTNPRNLFHKVRSIKSQSEINLMQKSCDVASMAIKKTMQVSKPGMSEHQLFAIVDYECRMNGAEFLAYPPVVAAGNNANIIHYISNNQIIQHEDMVLMDAGCQYNGYTSDITRTWPANGKFIPEQRILYETVLDIQKELLEKVKEMPTLDQLFHSMCSLLGKRLQEVGLIPKSLSGDKLISAAFSYCPHHVSHYLGMDVHDTAKISANIPLQPGMIITIEPGIYVNPKNPLAPSNFHGLGVRVEDDVLIKENGPLVLSRNCPKEIAEIEAIASENQSCSKST; from the exons ATGTCTCATCCACATCTTTTGAAAGATGGAGAGGTTACACCTGGTATACATCGTGACGAGTTTAAATTGAGGAGATTAAAATtagtagaaaatattaagcTAAATTCTGATAAGACAGACCAATATAAATcacaatttataattataccaTCATCTTCTAAAGTATATATGTCAGACAAAATCCCATATGTATTTCGTCAGAACacagattttttatatttttgtggTTGCCAAGAACCTAATACAATATTAGTAATTACATCCATAGGAGATACTGTtacatctattttatttatgaatcaaaaAGATCAACATTCAGAATTATGGGAAGGACCAAAAACTGGTGTAGAAGCTGCCCCTAATTTATTTGGAGTTAATAAAGCACTTCCTGTGACAGAATttgagagattttttttttcttttattaatgaatataaaaatagtataatttGGTACGATGATAACAATGTATTACAGACCAATCTCCATACAAagttaaatgaattaataagaaCAAATAATATCCAAAAGTTCACTAATCCAAGAAACCTATTTCATAAAGTTCGTTCCATTAAATCGCAAAGTGAAATCAATTTGATGCAAAAAAGTTGCGATGTCGCTTCCATggcaataaaaaaaactatgcAAGTTTCCAAGCCAGGGATGAGTGAACATCAATTATTTGCAATAGTTGATTATGAATGTCGTATGAATGGTGCAGAATTCTTAGCTTATCCACCTGTTGTAGCTGCAGGAAACAatgcaaatattattcattatatttctaataatcaaattattcaACATGAAGATATGGTATTAATGGATGCAG gtTGTCAATATAATGGTTATACATCTGACATTACAAGAACATGGCCTGCTAATGGTAAATTCATACCAGAACAAAGAATTCTATATGAAACAGTATTAGATATACAGAAGGAGTTATTAGAAAAAGTCAAAGAAATGCCAACATTAGATCAATTATTTCACTCCATGTGTTCACTCTTGGGTAAAAGATTACAAGAAGTAGGATTAATACCAAAAAGTTTATCTggagataaattaatatcagcTGCATTTAGTTATTGTCCGCATCATGTAAGCCATTATTTAGGAATGGATGTACATGATACTGCCAAAATTTCTGCTAATATCCCATTACAACCTGGAATGATTATAACTATTGAACCTG GTATATATGTTAATCCTAAAAATCCTTTAGCACCATCAAATTTTCATGGCTTAGGAGTACGAGTTGAGGATgatgttttaataaaagaaaatggtcCTTTAGTATTATCAAGAAATTGTCCAAAAGAAATTGCTGAAATAGAAGCTATTGCAAGTGAGAATCAATCTTGTTCAAAATCCACTTAA
- the LOC122633238 gene encoding xaa-Pro aminopeptidase 3 isoform X1, with protein MFGGTSREITKSLIVKFGGQNNILNTCWKRFQTNLPRQENVKKILYQKYGQPTFMSHPHLLKDGEVTPGIHRDEFKLRRLKLVENIKLNSDKTDQYKSQFIIIPSSSKVYMSDKIPYVFRQNTDFLYFCGCQEPNTILVITSIGDTVTSILFMNQKDQHSELWEGPKTGVEAAPNLFGVNKALPVTEFERFFFSFINEYKNSIIWYDDNNVLQTNLHTKLNELIRTNNIQKFTNPRNLFHKVRSIKSQSEINLMQKSCDVASMAIKKTMQVSKPGMSEHQLFAIVDYECRMNGAEFLAYPPVVAAGNNANIIHYISNNQIIQHEDMVLMDAGCQYNGYTSDITRTWPANGKFIPEQRILYETVLDIQKELLEKVKEMPTLDQLFHSMCSLLGKRLQEVGLIPKSLSGDKLISAAFSYCPHHVSHYLGMDVHDTAKISANIPLQPGMIITIEPGIYVNPKNPLAPSNFHGLGVRVEDDVLIKENGPLVLSRNCPKEIAEIEAIASENQSCSKST; from the exons atgtttggTGGCACGTCGAGAGAAATTACTAAAAGTTTAATCGTGAAATTTG gTGGtcagaataatattttaaatacatgtTGGAAAAGATTTCAAACTAATTTACCTCGTcaagaaaatgtgaaaaaaattctttatcaaaaatatggACAACCAACGTTTATGTCTCATCCACATCTTTTGAAAGATGGAGAGGTTACACCTGGTATACATCGTGACGAGTTTAAATTGAGGAGATTAAAATtagtagaaaatattaagcTAAATTCTGATAAGACAGACCAATATAAATcacaatttataattataccaTCATCTTCTAAAGTATATATGTCAGACAAAATCCCATATGTATTTCGTCAGAACacagattttttatatttttgtggTTGCCAAGAACCTAATACAATATTAGTAATTACATCCATAGGAGATACTGTtacatctattttatttatgaatcaaaaAGATCAACATTCAGAATTATGGGAAGGACCAAAAACTGGTGTAGAAGCTGCCCCTAATTTATTTGGAGTTAATAAAGCACTTCCTGTGACAGAATttgagagattttttttttcttttattaatgaatataaaaatagtataatttGGTACGATGATAACAATGTATTACAGACCAATCTCCATACAAagttaaatgaattaataagaaCAAATAATATCCAAAAGTTCACTAATCCAAGAAACCTATTTCATAAAGTTCGTTCCATTAAATCGCAAAGTGAAATCAATTTGATGCAAAAAAGTTGCGATGTCGCTTCCATggcaataaaaaaaactatgcAAGTTTCCAAGCCAGGGATGAGTGAACATCAATTATTTGCAATAGTTGATTATGAATGTCGTATGAATGGTGCAGAATTCTTAGCTTATCCACCTGTTGTAGCTGCAGGAAACAatgcaaatattattcattatatttctaataatcaaattattcaACATGAAGATATGGTATTAATGGATGCAG gtTGTCAATATAATGGTTATACATCTGACATTACAAGAACATGGCCTGCTAATGGTAAATTCATACCAGAACAAAGAATTCTATATGAAACAGTATTAGATATACAGAAGGAGTTATTAGAAAAAGTCAAAGAAATGCCAACATTAGATCAATTATTTCACTCCATGTGTTCACTCTTGGGTAAAAGATTACAAGAAGTAGGATTAATACCAAAAAGTTTATCTggagataaattaatatcagcTGCATTTAGTTATTGTCCGCATCATGTAAGCCATTATTTAGGAATGGATGTACATGATACTGCCAAAATTTCTGCTAATATCCCATTACAACCTGGAATGATTATAACTATTGAACCTG GTATATATGTTAATCCTAAAAATCCTTTAGCACCATCAAATTTTCATGGCTTAGGAGTACGAGTTGAGGATgatgttttaataaaagaaaatggtcCTTTAGTATTATCAAGAAATTGTCCAAAAGAAATTGCTGAAATAGAAGCTATTGCAAGTGAGAATCAATCTTGTTCAAAATCCACTTAA